GCCGGCTACGTCCTCGCGCGCCGGTGGCGGGTGCCGCTGGTCTGCTCGATCCGGGGCGAGGTCGAATCCAAGATCTTCACCTACAAGCCGCACTATGGCTGGCTGCTGCGTCGCATCCTGGACCGCTCGGAGCGCCTGTACTACGTGTCGGCCTGGTTCCGGCCGATCCTGGAGAAGCGTTTTCCCGTCTACGCGGCGAAGGCCCTGATGCTGCCGAACTTCGCGCCGGTCGTCGCCTGCCCGCCGTTCGATCCGCATCGCCGTCGCCGCCTGATCACGATCCTACGGCTGGACGCCTACCGGAAGAAGGGCCTCGATCGCCTCCTGCCGGCGCTGGCGATCGCGCTGCGCGCGGCTCCGGACCTCACGCTCGACATCGTGGGCGACGGCGGGGCGAAGGCGAAGGCGGAGATCGGCCGGCTGATCGCGCGTCACGGCCTGGAAGGCCGCGCCGTGCTCGTCGGCCGGCGCAGCCACGACGCCATCCTGGCCGAGATGCCGGCCTTTGCGGCGATGTGCCTGCCCAGCCACAACGAAACGTTCGGCATGGTCTATGTCGAGGCCATGCTGACCGGCACGCCCATCCTGTACACGCTGGGCACCGGCATCGACGGCTTCATGGAGGGGATCGAGGGAGGGATCGGCGTCGACGCGCGGTCGGTCGATGCCATCGCCGATGCGATCGTCCGTCTCGTGGCGGACCAGGGCCGCTACCGGCGCTGGCTGACCGACCACCACGACCTGATCCAGCAGCGCTTCGACGGCACCACGCAGATCGCCGCCTACAACCGGAGCCTCGGCCTGTGCGCCTGAGCCGGATCGCCCGTCCATGAGGCGGTCCCTGCTCGTCTCGATCGGCGACCAGGCGCTCAACAGCGCGGTCAGTCTCCTGCTCAGCCTGTGGCTGATCGCCGTCTGGCCGCCGGAGCGCTTCGGCGCGTTCGGGCTGATCGTCAACCTCGCCTTCATCGCGCAGAGCCTGCACAACGCGCTGGCGGGCGCCCATCTGCCCGTCCTGCTGGCCGGCAGCCGCGAGGACGAAGAGCGCCGGCGAGTCGCCGCGATGCTCAGCCTGGTGACGATAGCGACCGCCGCACTCTCCGGCCTGTTCACCGTCGCATCCCTGGCGGCGGCCGATCCGTCGGGCGCGCTCGACCTGCTCGCCGCCGCGTCCGCCTATGTCGCGATCGGGGTGGTGCGCGAGCACCTGCGACTGCTCGGCTTCAGCCTGTTCCTGCCCGGCCGCGTCCTGATCGCCGACCTCGCCTGCCACGCGGTCATGGTCCTCGTCCTGCTCGCCGTCCACGGCCTCGAGCCGCCCTCGCTGGCGCTGGTGTTCTGGGCCTTGGCGGCGGGATCGCTCATGGGCGCCCTGGTCGGCCTTCTGCCCCGGCGGCGCCTGTTCCTGCTCCGGGCGGACCGGGACCTGCCGCGCCGCCTGGCCTCGCTCTGGCGCGAGCAGGCGCGCTGGGCGGTCGCCGGCGTCCTGGTCGGCCAGGCGCAGTCGCGCGGCTACATCTTCCTGGTCGGCGCGATCTTCGGTTTGGCCGCGGTCGGCGTCGTCAACGCAGCACTGATGATCCTCCGCCCGCTCAACCTGCTCCTGACCGCGTGGGCGGCCTTCGCGCGCCCCCGGCTGGCGCGGCACTACGCGCAGGGCGAAGGCGCCGCCGCCCATCGCCTCGCCCATGTCAGCGCGGCGGGCTTCGCCGTCGCGACGCTTTGCTACGGCGCCGTCCTGCTGGTCGCCTGGCCGTATTTGACCGCCCACGTTTTCGAGGCGGCCTATGTCGGCATCGCGGCGGCGGTCGCCTTGTGCCTGCTCGCCTCGCTCATGACCGAGATCCGCTATGTCTACGCGCTTGAGCTCCAGACGGTGCCGCGCTTTCGCGAGGCCTTCGTCGCGAGCGCTGCCGGCTGCGCCGTCGTGTTCGTCGCCTTTGCCGCGCTGCTGGCGTTCGAGGACCCGGCGATGTCCTTTCTCGCGCTCGCGCTGGGCGAGACGGCGGCGCTGGTCGTGGCCGTGCGCTACCTGCGCGGCGTGACGCATGCGGGCCGTGGTCCCGACGGCGCGGCCGCCTGCGACCGGACGCCGGCATGAGGCGCGCCCGGTCCGAGGATCGCCTGACGATCCTGACCTCGCCCTATCCCGAGCGCTATCCCGACAACAGCTATCTCGAGCTGCTCTACGGCTCCATGGCGGCGCGCCTGCGTCCGCTGACGCCGATCGAGCTGCTGCGGGCGCGCAAGCCGGCCGTCGCGCACGTGCACTGGCCGGACACGATGCTGACGGCACCCGGCCGGGTGAAGGGCTACGCCAAGGCCGTGCGCGGCCTCGCCATGATCGCCACCGCGAAGCTGCGCGGCATACCGCTGGTCCAGACCGTGCACAATGTCGAGCCGCATGACGGCGTGCAGCCGCCCTACCGGCTCTGGCGCGACGCCTGGGCGCGGGCGACCGACGGCCACGTCTTCTTGACCGAGCTCTCGCGCGACAAGGCGGCCGCCCGCCCGTGGTGGCGCGCACGCCCCAGCCTGATCGCCCGTCACGGCTTCTACACCCATTTGAGCAAAGGCGAGGCGAACGGGAGGGATGACGGCGCGCCGGTCCTGCTGATCTTCGGCAATGTCCGCCCGTACAAGCGGATCGAGGCCCTATTGCCGGTGTTCGCAGCCGCGGACCTGCCCTGCGACCTTCTGATCGCCGGAAAGGCCGGGCCGGCCTATCCCGCCGGTGTGCTGCGCCAGGCCGTGGCGGCGACGCCGCGCGCACGCTGGCGGGACGAGCGCCTGGACGATGCCGAGGCGGCCGAGCTGGTCGCTGGGGCCGGCGCCGTGCTCGTGCCGCAGCCGAGCTTCGACAACTCGGGGCCCGTCTTCTTCGCGCTGTCGCTGGGGACGCCCCTGGTCCTGGCGGACTCGCGGGAGGCCCGCGCGCTGCAGGCCGATTTCCCGGCGTGGATCGCGCTCTATCGCTACGGCGATCCCGCCTCCCTGCGCCAGGCGTTGGACGCCCTGGCGAGCGGTTCCCGCCCCGATCGGCCGGACGTCCCCGAGGCCTATGCCTGGCCGTCGATCGCGCGCGCGCATCTCGACTTCTTCGCGAGCCTGATCCGGCGCTAGCGGGCGCGGGACGGGCGAGCCGGCGTCAGTAGCCGGCCGGCGCCGGGCCGCCACGGCGCAGTTCGGCGCGGATGCGGTCGCCGATCACGGCGGCGAACAGGAAGGCGATCCAGGTCGGATGGTAGGCGCGCAGGAGCGAGCTTTCCGTCAGGTTGTGCAAAAGCGCGAACACGACCAGGAAGCCGACCAGCCAGAAGGCGGCGCGGCCCGCGCGCCGTGTGCGGCCGACCAGGTTGAGCGCGGCATAGAGCACGATGCCGGTCAGGGCGAGGCCGGGCAGGCCGAGCTGAAGGGCGACGTCGAGATAGCCGTTGTGGGACTGGTTGAGGAAGTGGATGAACTGGTCCTGCGCCTTCAGGTTCGGCGCGTTGAAGCCGATGTTCCAGAAGGACTGGTAGCCGTAGCCGAGCGGCAGGTGGCCGAGCGTCTCGTCCAGGGCGAAGGACCAGATCGCGGTGCGGCCGGTGAAGGTGGCGTCCGGCATGACGGCCGCGATCAGGTCGTCGACGCCGACCCCTGGGCCGGAGGCGAACGCCAGCAGGATCACGCCGGTCAGGAGAAGGGCCACGCCCAGCAGCGAGCCGAAGCCGACACGGGCGACGCGCGCGACGAAGTCGACGCCCAGCACCACGGCCGGGACCAGGACGATCAGGGCGAGCGAAGTCTTCGAGCCGGCGAGGACCGCGATGCCGAGCCAGGCCAGCAGGTAGGCGGCGTTGACCAGGCGGCCGAACACGCTCGCGAAGTAGAAGCGGGCGCTGACGCCGACGAACAGCGCCGCCACCGCCATCGCGCCCAGCACGTTCTTGTCGCCGACGATGCCGCGGAAGAGATGGCGCCAGTCGAAGGCGAAGCCGAAGGGCAGGGCCGCCAGGTTGGCCAGCGCCGCGATGCCGAAGGCAAGATAGGCGATCTTGTGCAGGCGCTCGACCGACTGGCCGTAGTTCAGGGTCACGACCAGGGTGAACAGGATCATGATCTGCAGGATCGACCGGCGGAACGCGATGCCGGGCGCGAATGCCCAGACCGCGCTGATCACGCAGAGCAGGCCGAGAGCGAACAACAGATGGTTGCGCCGGAACGCATCCATGAAGGGGCGCGGGTTGAGGGCGACCGCCGCCGCGGACAGGCCCGCGATCGCCAGCCAGAAGAGCTGGTTGACGATGTCCGAGGCCGAGGTGTCCTCGAGCTGGACCGACAGGCGCATGTCGCCGAAGTCCTCGGGCGTGAAGTCCGGGCGCAGAACGCATAGCGTGTAGAGCACGACGAGGAAGAAGGCGGCCTCCGCCAGGCGCGCGGCCACCCGGCCGCTGACGCTGTGGAACTCCACCGGAAGGAGCGGGCCGGACGCGCGATGGGGGGCGTGCGTCCGGAGGGCGCGGTCGTTCGCGATCATGGCAGCCTCCTCCTCTTCCCGGCCCGGCTCAGTAGGCGGCCTGGTCGCCGAGGACGAAATGCGCGGAGCGGGCGAGGATCCGGAGGTCAAGGGCGAACGACTGGTGTCGGACATACCAGATGTCATGATCGACGCGCGCCTGCATCTTGTCCAGCGTCTCGGTCTCGCCGCGCAGGCCATTGACCTGGGCCCAGCCGGTCAGGCCCGGCTTGACCGCGTGCCGGCCGCCATAGTTGACGATCAGCGCGCCGTAATGCGCGTCATGCGACAGGGCGTGCGGCCGGGGGCCGACCAGGGCCATCGTGCCGTTGAACACGTTCAGCAGTTGCGGCAGCTCGTCGAGCGAGGTGCGGCGCAGGAAGGCGCCGATCCGCGTCACCCGCGGATCGCCGCGACGCGCCTGGCGCACGGTCGCGGCGGCGTCGGGCGCCTGGACGTACATGCTGCGGAACTTGAAGACGTCGATCGCGCGGCCGTTCAGTCCGCCGCGCTTCTGGACGAAGAAGACCGGCCCCTTGCTGTCCAGGCGGATCGCCAGCGCGACCAGGAGAAACACGGGCGAGAGCAGGACCAGGAGGGCGAGGGCGCCCGCGCGGTTCAAGGCGGCGCGGGCGAGCGCGTCGAGACGGGTCCGCGACATGCGGATCGAGACGGTCTCACCGGCGAAGGAGGCGCACGGCACGTTCGGGATGGAGGTCGACATGGCGGTCAATCCGACGGGCGGTGAGAGGTCAGGCGGCGGCGCGGGCGGCGCCGCGCAGGCTGACGCCGGCCTGGCCGGCCATCAGCAGCGGCAGCCAGTAGGCGCAGCGGGCGTAGCGGACGAACAGGCGGCGGGGATTGCTCAGCGCCCGGTAGACGCCCTCCAGGCCGAGGCGGCGGGTCCACTTGGGCGCGCGCTGCTGGGTGCCGGCCAGGAAGTCGAGGGCGGCGCCGACGCCCAGGGCCACGCCGCAGCGCAGCTCGTGCTGGTGCTCGGCGACGAAAATCTCCTGGCGGGGCGAGCCCAGCGCGACGAAGAGCAGGTTGCAGCCGGACGCGTTGACCGCCTCGACCATGCGGGCGCGCTCGGCCATGTCGTCGATGAAGCCGTAGGACGGCGCGAAGGTGCCGGCGATCTGGAGGCCGGGATGACGCTCGGTCAGCCGGGCGGCCGCGGCCCGGTTCACCGCCTCGCTCGGGCCGAGCAGGAACACGCGGAGCTCGGCCTCGGCCGCGGCGGCGCACAGGGGCTCGACCAGGTCGGCGCCGGTGACGCGCTCAGGCAGGGCGCGCCCGGTCAGGCGGCTCGCCCAGACGAGGGGCATGCCGTCGGCCACCCGCAGGAAGGCCGTGCGGTAGGCGCGGCGGAAGCGGGCGTCGGTGCGCAGCCGGACGCAATGGTCCATGTTCGGCGTCACGACCGCGGAGCAGCCGTCCGAGCCGACAGTAAGCGCCTCGGCGATGATCCAGCCGACGGCTTCATCCTGGGACACGACGTTCACCGTGGTGCCGAAGACTTCCGTGTCGTCGATCGAGAAGGTCGCGTCGCTCATGTCGGCCATCGTCGTGATCCGTTCTGGATGCCTCGTCCGAGGCGGCTTCTTGCGGTTCCGAGCCCTCGGTGAGCCCGCCGCTGCCGATACGATCGCAGGTGCGATGCCAACACGATAACTGCTTGATTTTCCTTGATATTGATAGAGGGTGGAGGGCTGGATTGTCCGGCCGGTCTGGCATTTTGCAAATTGCACGCCTGCTTGTGCCGCAAATTGCGAGACGGCGATTCGCATGCTGCGATAGCCTGCGGCGCGCAAGTCAGGCCTCGTTCATGCTCGATTCGGTTTGTACAACTACAAAGCTAATAGAATACGCTGCGCCTTTTCGACACGCGCCCGCCGAGGTCGACCTGCGGGCGCAGGTGACGGCGGCGACCGACGCCGAGACGCGAATGGAGCATCGTAGGGGCGTGACTGATCGTTCTGCCACGCAAGGCCGCATACTGCTGATCGAGGACACGCTGTCGCTGGCGCAGGTCTACACGGCCTGGCTGGCCAAGGGCGGCATCGAGGTCCGGCACGAGACGACCGGAGCGGACGGCCTCCAGGCCCTGGCCGAGGAGTCGTTCCCGGTCGTCCTGCTCGACCTGCAGCTGCCCGACGTCAACGGCATCGACCTGATCGAGGCGATCCGCGGCGGCGAGCGCCCGGCGGCCGTGATCGTGATCACCGCCAACGCCTCCCTCTCGGTGGCGGTCGACGCGATGCGGCGCGGCGCCCACGATTTCCTGGTCAAGCCGATCCAGAGCGAGCGCATGATCGTCTCGGCGCGCAACGCGCTCGAGACGTCGACTCTTCGGCAGCGGGTCGAGGTCCTGCGCCAGACCTACGAGCGGACCGAGTATCAGGGCTTCATCGGCGCGTCGCCCGCCATGCAGGCCGTCTATCGCACCATAGAGGCTGCGGCGACCTCGAAGGCGACCGTGTTCATCACCGGCGAGAGCGGCACGGGCAAGGAGCTGTGCGCCGAGGCGATCCACCGGTCGAGCGAGCGGCGCGCGCGGCCGTTCATCGCGATCAATTGCGGCGCGATCCCGCGCGAGCTCATCGAATCCGAGCTGTTCGGCCACGTGAAGGGGGCGTTCACCGGAGCGGTCAACGACCGTGCGGGCGCCGCCCGCGAAGCGCATGGCGGCACGCTCTTCCTCGACGAGATCGGCGAGATGAGCATCGATCTCCAGACCAAGCTGCTGCGCTTCCTGCAGACGGGCCA
Above is a genomic segment from Geminicoccaceae bacterium SCSIO 64248 containing:
- a CDS encoding sigma-54 dependent transcriptional regulator — protein: MLDSVCTTTKLIEYAAPFRHAPAEVDLRAQVTAATDAETRMEHRRGVTDRSATQGRILLIEDTLSLAQVYTAWLAKGGIEVRHETTGADGLQALAEESFPVVLLDLQLPDVNGIDLIEAIRGGERPAAVIVITANASLSVAVDAMRRGAHDFLVKPIQSERMIVSARNALETSTLRQRVEVLRQTYERTEYQGFIGASPAMQAVYRTIEAAATSKATVFITGESGTGKELCAEAIHRSSERRARPFIAINCGAIPRELIESELFGHVKGAFTGAVNDRAGAAREAHGGTLFLDEIGEMSIDLQTKLLRFLQTGQVQRVGETKIETVDVRIVCATNRDPLAEIRAGRFREDLYFRLYVIPIAMPPLRSREGDVIPIARHFLDVYAHEDGRRFQRFDLDAEARLAAYDWPGNIRQLQNVIRNAVVLHDGEALTAAMLPPLPSAASLSAAPSEATDRPAVVSKTLVPSPDDDGTIKPMWQVQDEAVERAIRICEGNISKAAALLEINPSTIYRRRAANRALKLAQ
- a CDS encoding glycosyltransferase family 4 protein, whose product is MARAPGRKRILHLTADYPDANRADTTLAIRNFVKGNTAADHLVVSLNRTPNPLRQNAVDGDGQGDPDVVSMRYWGLPYGVLLALAMAVVAWRVDRVVRRRGVRIDYVHAHKLTFEGVAGYVLARRWRVPLVCSIRGEVESKIFTYKPHYGWLLRRILDRSERLYYVSAWFRPILEKRFPVYAAKALMLPNFAPVVACPPFDPHRRRRLITILRLDAYRKKGLDRLLPALAIALRAAPDLTLDIVGDGGAKAKAEIGRLIARHGLEGRAVLVGRRSHDAILAEMPAFAAMCLPSHNETFGMVYVEAMLTGTPILYTLGTGIDGFMEGIEGGIGVDARSVDAIADAIVRLVADQGRYRRWLTDHHDLIQQRFDGTTQIAAYNRSLGLCA
- a CDS encoding sugar transferase; this translates as MSTSIPNVPCASFAGETVSIRMSRTRLDALARAALNRAGALALLVLLSPVFLLVALAIRLDSKGPVFFVQKRGGLNGRAIDVFKFRSMYVQAPDAAATVRQARRGDPRVTRIGAFLRRTSLDELPQLLNVFNGTMALVGPRPHALSHDAHYGALIVNYGGRHAVKPGLTGWAQVNGLRGETETLDKMQARVDHDIWYVRHQSFALDLRILARSAHFVLGDQAAY
- a CDS encoding O-antigen ligase family protein, which codes for MIANDRALRTHAPHRASGPLLPVEFHSVSGRVAARLAEAAFFLVVLYTLCVLRPDFTPEDFGDMRLSVQLEDTSASDIVNQLFWLAIAGLSAAAVALNPRPFMDAFRRNHLLFALGLLCVISAVWAFAPGIAFRRSILQIMILFTLVVTLNYGQSVERLHKIAYLAFGIAALANLAALPFGFAFDWRHLFRGIVGDKNVLGAMAVAALFVGVSARFYFASVFGRLVNAAYLLAWLGIAVLAGSKTSLALIVLVPAVVLGVDFVARVARVGFGSLLGVALLLTGVILLAFASGPGVGVDDLIAAVMPDATFTGRTAIWSFALDETLGHLPLGYGYQSFWNIGFNAPNLKAQDQFIHFLNQSHNGYLDVALQLGLPGLALTGIVLYAALNLVGRTRRAGRAAFWLVGFLVVFALLHNLTESSLLRAYHPTWIAFLFAAVIGDRIRAELRRGGPAPAGY
- a CDS encoding WecB/TagA/CpsF family glycosyltransferase: MSDATFSIDDTEVFGTTVNVVSQDEAVGWIIAEALTVGSDGCSAVVTPNMDHCVRLRTDARFRRAYRTAFLRVADGMPLVWASRLTGRALPERVTGADLVEPLCAAAAEAELRVFLLGPSEAVNRAAAARLTERHPGLQIAGTFAPSYGFIDDMAERARMVEAVNASGCNLLFVALGSPRQEIFVAEHQHELRCGVALGVGAALDFLAGTQQRAPKWTRRLGLEGVYRALSNPRRLFVRYARCAYWLPLLMAGQAGVSLRGAARAAA